The Benincasa hispida cultivar B227 chromosome 9, ASM972705v1, whole genome shotgun sequence genome has a segment encoding these proteins:
- the LOC120084612 gene encoding two-component response regulator ARR14-like translates to MLGLNISNNLYHRFSFHVLLVDDDCTHLSAVENVLTSFGYQVVKFQTPEYALATLKRQKFDIVVCGISTSKIGAFNLVRTAQEQFNIPVILMVSNISNKVAFQEILSGAAQCVAKLPALDVQVLKNIWQHVVSRRRNEYFTCVYSSQIEHSSKVSSLKVVGETASPTAYGGGSSCSNSTTFIDTRSFVPRGIPNYSNPTNFMKTRSYTAYGGGSSSNPTTFMESENYDPNNASKGGQICSNPKVNECSDHDHQGVSKKRRFIWTDEYHQIFLDAINDITTKVGKIVPAKIMKYMKTKGVSHISRENIASHLQKYRSYMKKCKNGIDKPSDFPNNDVTKESNLVKSCPSDDQTLTKTQNLTKQEQETSFNEAILFDKTMHDTDWERLEGLIIPRGFENNSTISPNMFDGSMEISDQPQQVGQESNKNYSSLEELGPSIESANQIFDTNGNIIISPHDHPLMTDFNQGLNNGVLNEHVYNPQNFDSFESFENLIPEDSFQAFRG, encoded by the exons ATGCTGGGCCTCAATATATCAAACAACCTTTACCACCGATTTTCCTTCCATGTTTTGCTGGTCGATGATGATTGTACTCATCTCTCAGCAGTGGAGAACGTCCTCACCTCATTTGGCTATCAag TGGTAAAATTTCAAACCCCTGAGTATGCTTTGGCCACCCTCAAAAGACAAAAGTTTGATATTGTTGTTTGTGGAATTTCTACTTCGAAAATTGGGGCCTTTAACCTAGTTCGAACTGCCCAAGAGCAATTCAACATCCCTGTTATCT TGATGGTTTCAAATATTAGCAATAAAGTTGCCTTTCAAGAGATTCTTAGTGGTGCAGCTCAATGTGTGGCCAAGCTTCCAGCTCTAGATGtccaagttttaaaaaatatttggcaGCATGTGGTTAGTAGACGAAGGAATGAGTACTTTACATGTGTTTACTCGTCTCAAATTGAACATTCCAGCAAAGTGTCATCGTTGAAGGTGGTCGGAGAAACTGCTTCACCCACCGCATATGGAGGAGGATCGAGTTGTTCTAACTCTACTACCTTTATAGATACAAGAAGTTTCGTTCCAAGAGGAATACCCAATTATTCTAACCCTACCAATTTTATGAAAACAAGGAGCTACACCGCATATGGAGGAGGATCGAGTTCTAACCCCACAACTTTTATGGAAAGTGAAAATTATGATCCAAACAACGCATCCAAAGGAGGACAGATTTGTTCTAACCCTAAAGTAAATGAGTGTTCTGATCATGATCATCAAGGTGTTTCCAAAAAGCGACGTTTCATTTGGACTGATGAAtatcatcaaatatttttaGATGCCATCAATGATATCACAACAAAAGTTGGAA AAATTGTTCCAGCGAAGATTATGAAGTATATGAAAACTAAAGGTGTTTCACATATCTCTAGAGAAAATATTGCCAGTCATCTTCAG AAATATAGGTCTTATATGAAAAAGTGTAAGAATGGGATTGATAAACCCTCTGATTTTCCTAATAATGATGTGACCAAAGAATCAAATCTTGTAAAATCTTGCCCATCTGATGATCAAACCCTCACCAAAACACAAAATCTCACTAAACAAGAACAAGAAACATCATTTAATGAAGccattttatttgataaaaccATGCATGACACTGATTGGGAAAGACTTGAAGGACTAATAATACCAAGAGGCTTTGAGAATAACTCAACCATTTCCCCAAATATGTTTGATGGCTCTATGGAGATTTCTGATCAACCTCAACAAGTAGGCCAAGAAAGTAACAAGAATTACTCCTCTCTCGAAGAGCTTGGTCCTTCGATCGAGTCGGCGAATCAAATCTTTGATACGAATGGCAACATTATTATCAGTCCACATGATCATCCTCTCATGACTGACTTTAATCAAGGATTGAATAATGGTGTTTTGAATGAGCATGTTTATAACCCCCAAAATTTTGACAGTTTTGAGAGTTTTGAGAACCTAATTCCTGAAGATAGTTTCCAGGCATTTAGAGGTTAG
- the LOC120084613 gene encoding two-component response regulator ORR25-like, translating to MAHNSNHEEEREGGFGGVKGSCDYIVQSPNQSLQLIPHPIGFNSSTSANANSVQISTRIDDRRVRIKKRSSKPKASKKKDGYHQRQGAKKPRLIWTPELHQHFLEIHNRSPLHERLFPKKILEQMRKKFPFITRENIASHLQKHRLFLKKMEENSAKSTSKLAPPKVLKVPNSQPIPNNTSNSNSTNPNFQLIPQSHSISTNPNAQLILQSHSNSTNPNSQLLLQSHPNSTNPNSQLLLQNHPNSTNPNSHPTLPKKPHIINETWLNHEVHFLFDQTNHASSQTMMEQKQPSFNINNINVNGGSNIYSNMINVCEIQENPNWTLPIRQSSMAATNDLAFSINLYPPPTSANQISNIDGNGVGIGLHPIMNYNSVGRLNNYTNDYFLGTLPNFGFGDYNMNLNFDHVQVDHGHGLNNDMYCLGRSYSQTFDFGYPSNFNPINDFQCILTNIVTLTDL from the exons ATGGCTCATAATTCCAATCATGAAGAGGAAAGGGAAGGTGGATTTGGTGGTGTTAAGGGTTCTTGTGATTATATTGTTCAATCTCCAAATCAATCCTTACAATTAATTCCACACCCTATTGGCTTCAATTCCTCTACCTCTGCCAATGCCAACTCGGTTCAAATTTCGACCAGAATCGATGATCGTCGGGTTAGAATTAAAAAACGTTCTTCAAAACCTAAAGCttcaaagaagaaagatggttATCATCAACGTCAAGGAGCTAAGAAGCCACGCCTCATTTGGACACCAGAACTCCATCaacattttcttgaaattcataATCGCTCACCATTACATGAAA GACTTTTCCCTAAGAAAATCTTGGAgcaaatgagaaaaaaattccCCTTTATCACTAGAGAAAATATTGCCAGCCACCTCCAG AAGCATAGATTGTTTCTCAAGAAGATGGAAGAGAATTCAGCAAAATCCACTTCCAAATTAGCACCTCCCAAAGTTCTCAAAGTACCTAATTCCCAGCCAATTCCCAATAATACTTCCAATTCCAATTccacaaaccctaattttcaaCTTATTCCCCAAAGCCATTCCATTTCTACAAATCCTAATGCTCAGCTAATTCTCCAAAGCCATTCCAATTCCACAAACCCTAATTCTCAGCTCCTTCTCCAAAGCCATCCCAATTCCACAAACCCTAATTCTCAGCTCCTTCTCCAAAACCATCCCAATTCCACAAACCCTAATTCTCATCCTACTCTACCAAAAAAACCCCATATTATCAATGAGACATGGCTAAACCACGAAGTGCATTTCCTTTTTGATCAAACCAATCATGCTTCAAGTCAAACAATGATGGAGCAGAAGCAGCCTTCATTCaacattaataatattaatgttAATGGAGGAAGCAACATTTATTCAAATATGATAAATGTTTGTGAAATCCAAGAAAACCCTAATTGGACACTACCAATAAGGCAATCATCAATGGCAGCAACTAATGATCTTGCTTTTAGTATTAATCTTTATCCTCCTCCAACTTCAGCCAATCAAATCTCTAATATTGATGGTAATGGTGTTGGTATTGGGCTTCATCCTATCATGAATTATAACTCTGTTGGACGTTTGAATAATTATACTAATGATTACTTTCTTGGCACCCTCCCAAACTTTGGTTTTGGAGATTATAAcatgaatttgaattttgatcaTGTACAAGTTGATCATGGGCATGGTCTCAACAATGATATGTATTGTCTTGGAAGAAGCTATTCTCAGACTTTTGATTTTGGATATCCTTCCAACTTCAATCCCATCAATGATTTTCAG TGCATTTTGACCAATATTGTTACTTTGACAGACCTTTGA